In Rhodococcus rhodochrous, a single genomic region encodes these proteins:
- the recD gene encoding exodeoxyribonuclease V subunit alpha, producing the protein MTDVRIAQRGKGALRQFNEVGALSAADVHVALRLAALGGEDDPHVHLATALAVRAVRSGSVCLDLTRFREVTVEEDADGHPVVDPASLPWPRDEDVLAALRRSPLVVGGDRGPLRPLRLVDTAEGPLLYLDRYFRQEQTIRRVLAERTATFPDLDEERIAATLDELFHHPDDPTRPASAPDRQRVAAALAATRPTAVIAGGPGTGKTHTVARILALLTRLYGHELRIGLAAPTGKAAARLQESVREQETELGLPPNLTAMTVHRMLGWQRGRTRFRYHAGNHLPYDVIVVDETSMVSLTMMCRLLEAVRPDTRLVLVGDPDQLASVDAGAVLADLVGRPVSGTLDPVFERVVTRDLAAVGDPAKEKGFSDKERDRLRGGVVRLSRGRRFGEAIADLAIAVREGKADEVLRILRSGDPKVSFLAPNDLDALRDDIVRSAEEVTKAAEAGEVDPALKSFEKHRLLCAHRDGPAGVQWWARQAAEWIGEAVGQRLDPESWYPGRPLLVTANDHDMQIYNGDTGVVVRRGDELVAAFARGETPFELRPSQLPAVSTVYAMTIHRSQGSQYGTVSVVLPDSGSALLTRELLYTAITRARSHVRIIGTEDAVRAGVARQVLRASGLRREIRV; encoded by the coding sequence ATGACCGACGTTCGGATCGCCCAGCGCGGCAAGGGCGCTCTGCGGCAGTTCAACGAGGTGGGCGCACTCTCCGCCGCCGACGTGCACGTCGCCCTGCGACTCGCGGCGCTCGGCGGCGAGGACGACCCGCACGTGCATCTCGCCACCGCGCTGGCGGTGCGCGCCGTGCGCTCCGGGTCGGTGTGCCTCGACCTCACGCGTTTCCGTGAGGTCACGGTCGAGGAGGACGCGGATGGTCATCCCGTCGTCGATCCCGCGAGCCTGCCGTGGCCCCGCGACGAGGACGTGCTCGCGGCGCTGCGTCGCAGCCCTCTCGTCGTCGGCGGCGACCGCGGGCCTCTGCGTCCGTTGCGTCTCGTCGACACCGCGGAAGGTCCGCTGCTGTATCTCGACCGGTACTTCCGGCAGGAGCAGACGATCCGCCGGGTGCTCGCCGAACGTACGGCGACCTTCCCGGACCTCGACGAGGAGCGCATCGCGGCGACGCTCGACGAGCTGTTCCACCATCCCGACGATCCCACCCGGCCCGCGTCGGCACCCGACCGTCAGCGCGTCGCGGCGGCGCTCGCGGCCACCCGCCCGACCGCGGTGATCGCGGGCGGACCGGGCACCGGCAAGACCCACACCGTGGCGCGGATCCTCGCGCTGCTCACCCGCCTGTACGGTCACGAACTGCGCATCGGCCTGGCCGCTCCCACCGGCAAGGCCGCTGCGCGCCTGCAGGAATCGGTGCGCGAGCAGGAGACCGAGCTGGGTCTGCCGCCGAATCTCACCGCCATGACCGTGCACCGCATGCTCGGCTGGCAGCGCGGCCGCACCCGCTTCCGCTACCACGCGGGCAATCATCTGCCGTACGACGTGATCGTCGTCGACGAGACGTCGATGGTGTCGTTGACGATGATGTGCCGCCTGCTCGAGGCGGTGCGTCCCGACACCCGGCTCGTCCTCGTCGGCGACCCCGACCAGCTCGCTTCCGTCGACGCCGGTGCGGTACTGGCCGACCTCGTGGGGCGACCGGTCAGCGGCACCCTCGATCCGGTCTTCGAGCGGGTCGTCACCCGCGATCTGGCAGCGGTTGGAGATCCTGCCAAGGAAAAGGGCTTCTCGGACAAGGAGCGCGACCGGTTGCGTGGCGGCGTTGTGCGCCTCAGTCGGGGACGCAGGTTCGGTGAAGCGATCGCGGACCTGGCCATTGCGGTACGCGAGGGTAAGGCGGATGAGGTACTGAGGATCCTGCGCAGCGGTGATCCGAAGGTGTCGTTCCTCGCTCCCAACGATCTCGACGCCCTGCGCGACGACATCGTCCGCTCCGCCGAGGAGGTCACCAAGGCCGCCGAGGCGGGCGAGGTGGATCCGGCGCTGAAGAGCTTCGAGAAACACCGATTGTTGTGCGCGCACCGCGACGGCCCGGCCGGTGTGCAGTGGTGGGCGCGGCAGGCCGCCGAATGGATCGGGGAGGCCGTGGGGCAGCGCCTCGATCCCGAGAGCTGGTATCCCGGCCGGCCGCTGCTCGTCACCGCGAACGACCACGACATGCAGATCTACAACGGCGACACCGGCGTGGTCGTGCGGCGCGGCGACGAACTCGTCGCGGCGTTCGCGCGCGGCGAGACGCCGTTCGAACTGCGCCCGAGTCAGCTGCCCGCGGTGAGCACCGTCTACGCGATGACGATCCACCGCAGCCAGGGTAGTCAGTACGGCACCGTCTCGGTGGTGCTGCCCGATTCCGGATCGGCGCTGCTCACCCGCGAACTGCTGTACACCGCGATCACGCGTGCGCGGTCGCACGTGCGGATCATCGGAACCGAGGACGCGGTACGCGCGGGCGTGGCACGGCAGGTGCTCCGAGCGAGCGGGCTGCGGCGGGAGATCCGCGTGTAG